The DNA region CTGGACTAGCAGTACATGCTACTGTACTGTACGAACGGTGTACAGATTTGGCTGCCGCCTGCCGGTGGTGTACAAAATACACCTGAACCCATCACTTTGTACCTGTACCTGCCAGGTATATAATGCAGATGCAAGGAGGCAGTTTGGTTGGACAATTAAATAAGTCCGTGGCTTCATCCTTCTCCCCCCTAGAAAACTTTGGATGAGTTATTCATGCTCAGGTAGAAAGATGGTTTGATTGATGACTTCCATCGCACTTTGGCTGCCTTTGCAGATATGAATCAATCATTCTTCTCATTTGCCAATCATACCAAGAAATGCCCATCACCATGTCGAACAGATTGACCAGCCAAGGACGATCCCACCAAGCATCTAGTCAAACTAACGTAGGCCCAAGGATTAcccaaaacacacacacacacccagGGTTGAGGAAGGGTTGGTGTGCCTAATCCCTGGGCAGCCAGGAGGTCCAGGTCAGGACAGCATGCTAGCTGTAGAACTAGCAGCTAGCTAGAGATGGAGAGATGGAGGAGAACAACGTGTGTAGCGTTAGCGTGCCTCCCCAAATTGCAGTAGAGTATTGGTGCCAGTGCTATCGGTGAGGATTGGGCAGTTGGATCATTTTTTTATAGGAACCCAGACAAGCACTGCATGCTGAGGCTCCTATGGCTTTCGGAAGATGGATGGCTTATCCATCTTCCAGCCCATTAGGCCCATGAACTTCCCACTCCTGCTGCCTCCTCCGCTGTCCTGGCCGGTGgtgtcgccgccgtccacgccGCCCTCCAtccacccgccgccggcgcaTCCCCGCCCTCCTCTAACCTGGTCCGGTATCACGCTCCCATCCGGAACTTGGTCCGGCCGCCGGCAACTACCaccccggccggcggcggagcgcCGCCTCGCCACCCGCCCACCTCCGCTCCCCCCCACTTTCTCGTCTAACACCAGCGAGCATTGGAGTTCCGGCGCTCCAACAACCATAACCCTGCCGCCGGCCTCGACCACCACCCCGACCGCCGGCGGCCGCTCCTCCCACTTCCTGCCCACCCTTATGCACCCCCAACCCGGAATCCTAACCTGgtgacggcggccggcggcgcgggaggtaGCGCCGGCGCGtcgagaggaggaggaggagaggaggaaggagatCATGCTGCCCATGTGGACTATACGAATCTCAAATATTGGAAAACAGATGAGCTTTCCACCTTCTGAAAAATGTATTCTTGAAAATGTATAGGATTAGCCCTGCTGCCCTGCATGCCTGCATCCGATTTGTTCCCCACGGGCCCACGGCATGCTTGGTGCGAATGCAGCGAAATTGCAAAACGTCATCGGCAATACCGGCAGGAGCGAGAGCGACGCCCGCTAATAATACAGGTCGCGCGCGTGGGTGGCTGTCGACCTATCGCAGAAGGCCCAGCGCAAGCTGCCACGCGCATGCAACGGCCCAACAGCTGACGCTTGCATGAAGAGGCCCAGCGCAGAGGGCTTTCGTCCGCGTGCAATGGCTCAGGGCTTGACGCCCATGCACAGGCTGTCGCATGTAGCAGGAGGGCAACGGTCTCACACCTATGGAGATTTGTGCAAACTTATATTAAAAACAGCTACAGTTTATGAACCGATtatattcaaattaaattttcaTTTGCATTATTATATTTTTTTAGGATGAGATCTTCGAAACTAGACACACATATAGCTATGTGTTGGATGAGGTTTGTTTGGGAACAATTTTTTCAGAACATTTTTTTATTCTAGGAATAATTTCTATTTTCTAATGGAACATTTGTATTTCTTAAGAACAATTTTTCTTAGAACATTGTTCTAGAACAATTTTCTATTTTTTAAGTTGGAACAATTCTCTTGCTTTCAAATGAAATTGTTCCAACTCCAGCCTAAAAAGTTGTTCCAATTAATAATGGATGATTGTGCACACAGCAGGACGGTTATTCTTGTGAACTGGATACGCTAGGCGCGCTCGTGGAATTATAAAGAGGTCCAAAACTGTCGGCCCAACAAGCTAGCAAAGAAATAAATTGCGGAGATAGGAAAGCGCTTCTGTGACCGAACGCATCGTGCATCGTGGTCACGCGCGTTGCTCCTAGCAGCGCCCTGCCCCACCATCTATGTATGGTTGACTGGTTCCGCAGCTACGTTTAGATGGAAAAATATGGACTTCTTCCAATCCACGGCCTAAAACCCGAAAAGATTTGCTGCCATGGGCCTTATGTGACTATTTTGCACGCAGTCGCGCGAGCTACCTGGAACAGCGCCCGGCGCCAACCTCGCCTGCCCCCGGCGCCAGCTCCCAGACGCACGCGGCCCACCGACGCAAGCCCACCCGCGGTTGGGGAGAATTGGGGTGGCGGGCTCATTTATCCCACTGGGCCAAGACACGCAAGGAGCCTAGACAGGGCACATGCCTCTTTTATCATAGTATATCCCTTCTGACAATAGCGGACCACACAATTTGTCAATCATGAAGGATTATCTATGCGAAGATGTTTCACAATTTGTCGATCCAGAGCCACCACAAGATAGAAAATTCTAAGACCCCATTTGAAACTTTAGAATTAAATTTtattctaataatcataatttatATATAAATTTATTAAGTTAATATGATTATATATGcaatatatttgtatattatTGTTGTCCATATAAGGAAGATATTTATATGCTATATTTTTATTATAGAGAGGTGAGCCAAAAAATATGCTATAAGTTACGGAATAGAAACGTAGCTTAGTGGTGTATAGAATCAATTTTCATTTCTCACCGTATAAATTTAGGATAGGCGTATATCTAAACTTTGGAAAGTGGTTGAAAAGTGGTGAGATGTCAAATTCTAAACCAAATAGCCTAATTTATTAAGTAGATTTCAATTCCTCCAAAATAAGAGGATCCAAAAGGCCCTTAAAAAAAGCGAGGACCCATGTCGGCGAGGTCATGAGCTCCTCGATGTCTTTAGAGATGAATAATTTTAGTTATTAAACTATGTATTTTGGTTTTCCATTTTCTAAAATTTTCCATGTGCATTCCCTTTGTGTCTCATGTCTTCCTTATTGCATCAGTATTGCCTCATTTCATATGGCACATGATTTTGTCCCTTTGTGGTGGCGACTTTGGTCAGCTTGGTGCCATGGCTTCAGCGAGACCTACTTATTTAGGATTCTTTCACCTCGTAAAATCCAACCAGCAGCTGCTACGAGAGAAGTGAGATGTGATGGTACAAGTAAGAAATAGGATTAAAGGTGGCGCCATTAGTTAACCGAAATAAGTTTCCCGCTCACTAGTCCAATTTGAAGGGTGAATGAAATGTATGGTATGCTAGAATTGGGTGGGCATGAAAGAAAGAGACCTCAAATGGCCCGTGGCGACATAATATTTGAACACCATGAATAATTTTGGTGTATAAAGGTATTTTGCTTTGGGGCACTTGTGTTCTTGCCACCTACAATGTAATTGTGAATTTATCCTTATTTTTCTTAACTTTGTGATTTTGCCCAAACTATTTTCAAATCAACACCATTTTATCCCTAGTCAACATGATTTTTTAAATAAACAACAAGGCTATACGGTGAAGTTTAGCCTATTTCAATGCATACAATACAAGCCCATAAAATGGAAGGCCGCAATAAAAAAAAGTTCCAAAAAAAAACCGACGGCTCACACGCGCCAAGCAAAGCCCCATGAAAACAGTCGGCGAAAGTCCAATACCAGGTGCGCGGAAGTGGAATAATCTCTCAAGTATCTCAAGATATTTCTTTATCGTTCCAGAACGTAGTTTTGTACTCTCAAGATATTTCTTCATCGCTCCAGACCGTAGTTTTGTACTCTCGCTGGCAGACCATTTCACTGACTGGCACTCGCCAGAATTCACTCTAAGCATTATAGTCCCCACAAATCGGCACGCACGGCTGTGTATTCTTCCTCTTGTTTGCGAAAATAATAATTCTGTACAGGCGAAGGACCAGTCTgcaaaaaggggaaaagttcAATCATGTGCTCCGATCCTTATCCGTTCTACCACTTGCCTGTCTCGCTGCTTTATATAGCTTTCCCGAGCCAATCCACTCGCAATTCTGCTACGCGAAAGCCACCAAATTCACTGCAAAAAGTGGCGCAAATGATGTCTTCCACCACACTCCGGCCGCTGGTGCCGGCGGTGGCGTCGCCGTCGGTTTCGCACCTCACCACCGGCGCCTCGCCCGCGCCTGGGCGGCGCTTGGCGTCGTCGTCGGTGCGAGCCGTACGGAACTACGACTCGATCCCGAAGCGGGAGCCCTTCAGCTCCAGCCGCAGCATCCTCGACGAGTTCCTCAGGCAGGAGAAGCCCCTCGTCCAGCGCACCAAGGACCAGATCACAGGTACGATGCTCTGCTGCTGGAGTGCTCTCGCCTCGTTGCTCCATCTCCATGGTCTACTTTTGTGAATTTTTTATGCTTGTGATGCGGCATCCTGCCGGTGTCTTTTTAGTTTAGCTTTGTTTTCTGATTTTGTCATTTTCCTGATTAACCTGTACTTTACGATGCCACTGGTATGTTGTTATTTTTGCCTAAAATTAGGTAGATTCGTAATCTACCTTCTGTTATAGTAGTTCACCCCCCTGGTATTTTTGTAAATCTGTAGGGCCAGATAGCTAACGTGTAATACTGAATCACAGATTTCTGACTGGTTAGAATGTGGTGGTAACAAGCACAGGTAGAAAAAAAAAATGTTCTGCTGTGCTCAGTCTTCAGTATATTTATTTAAGGCAATGATATCTGAATTAGTTTAGTGGGATATGCTTGTTACACACACAGAGTCTCGTTGTAAGATGGAGTTTGTGCTGCTAAAGTCTGTAAATAGGCATACTATTCAGTCTTCACTATCGACGAGGCTGCACTTTAATTAGAATTGCAGAGTTGTTTCATGAGATGCATAATCTGAATCCTGATGTCCAACAGTGAAATTAGAGGCATCTTAAATTAGGCGGATATAGTGCTGGTGGAGAAATGTAGATAAAGTTTGACCGAACTAACAAACATTTTCAGTTAGCCTTTTTTCTAACTTGTTTGGATCAGGTAGGAATAGGATCTCAATTGAGTAAGTTTGTGCCTTCTAACTGGTCATATAAGCTGTTTGCAACTACTTAACAGTGCTTCTTCTTGTTCGGGTACAGATTATTGCACGACCATAGAAGGTGATGAATGTTGCAGCTGTTGGGATGCATACTTTGAACTGAATAAACTTGAGGTATGTGCTAATTGATCCATAGTCAGCTAATTGTAATCCGGCATGTTACCTGGACTCATCTAACTCTCCATCTGTTCAACAGCAAGAGCTACCCAAAGAGGAAATCGCAAGGATGGTGAAGGATTCAGAGGGAGATGTGAAATACCTGATCGATAGCATCCATCACCGTTCAAATCTACGGAAAAAGATGGCTGAGAAAGCTCGTCATACCGTCTCATCAAGCTCCCAGGGGCAAACGGCGAAGCCAAGGCCTTTCCCTGTGCCTGACGGGTTGCCGAAAACACAGGAAGAGCTTGCCGAAGAAGAGGAAGCCCTGATGCCGGAGTCTCCTTACACAAGGTTACTGAGAAGGATGGGGAGATACCCTGATTGGTACACCCCGCGCCCTGATCATGAGACCGACTGAATCAAGTCCATTCACCACCATCCAAATGTCCCTTTTCGAAATTTTGTGGCATGATAGCCTGAAGCTGTATGTGGCCTGTGGTAAGATTAGTGTTGCTGTTGCACCTATGCAGATTAGGTTCTTAGGTTCTTCCTCCCTGGTTTTTCTATCTTAACTGTATAACGTTATCTGTTTTGTGCTGTACAGCTCTTACGTCCAGCATAGCTTTTATTCCGCTCTGTACTCCCCTTCGACTTCGAGGTTCTGTGTATTGATGCATCTATGCATGTGTACATATACTGCGTGTAGCCTGGAATAAAAATCTCTGGGTTTTTTTAGTGTTTCTGGACATCATAGTTTATTTTTCTTTGGGGAAACATTCTGAACATCACAAGTTAAGATTGATGAATAATGGCTTTTTTAGCTGTCGTTCTGATGGCATTTCTGCTGACCGCTCATGACTGCCATTTTTCACTAGTTCCATTTGTTACAAAATGTGTCTAAAATCTGCGTTCATCTTCCTACTCGCCGATTGCCTCGGCCTCGGGACAGCGCAACGCCACCAGCGGCGCAGGCCGCCCCAATGTCCGGTTCCGGCGTCTCAACTTGCCAAGGCAATAAAATGCCCCTGCCGCGAAACCCCAGTCCAGGCCCCACGCAATTCACTGGGTCCTAGAAGGGCAGATCCGTCCACTCCACGCCACCCGCCCGGCGAGTAGGCGACGCGCCCCTTCTCGGCTTCTCCCATGCCTGGCCTCGATTGGGACCTGAACCTGGACCCCGACCTGCAGGCCGCGGCCAGGCGCCTCAGCTTCTCCGACGCCGACTTCCCCTCCTCCCGCCGCGGGCTCTCGGACATGAAGGTGCCGCGTCTGGATCCGAGAATCCACGCCACCTCGCCCAGAAAGAACCGTCTCCCGACGATCAACGAGAAGAGCTCCGATGAACTAGCGATGGCGCAGGCACCCGCCCTCGAGCAATGCACCTGGCCTCCGTCATCTCTGGGGACGGCTGGGTGGCTGTACCAGGAGCGGGGAGAGACGCTGACGCCCACGGGCGGTGCGCCCGTGGCGACTTTGCTTCCCCTTGCGCTTCCTGGGTCATCGCAGTCTCAGCAATTGCTGgaggcgggagcggcggcgagaACGTTGGAGCAACTGCGACAGGAGGAATCGCTGGCGTCGTTTGGGGAGCATCAGCAACGGTGCCAGCAGGCTTCGGCCATGGAGGCAGGTTTGCAGcaggcgtgggcggcggcggcggccgcggcgctgcCGCAGTCGCAGGTGCGGATGCTGTACACGGTGGATGGGGGTGCCGCCGGGTACGAGACCAAGTGGGACGAGCTGCACCCGGTCTGTCAGGGGCTTCTTCTTCAAATCGAGTAGGGCTTGCTATCCGCACTTTGCTTGCTGTTCTACAATTGAGAGATTGGTGAGAGGGGCGTTTATATCCACGAGGTTTGGTTGCACTGCATTTATTTCTTTATTTGGTGAATGGAGGGCGCGTTATGTTGTTGAGATCAGAATCGTGGGGGTCACATTGTGTTTGATTTATTTAGCACGGTTTAATGGAGGGGTGCATTCTGCTTTTGGGATCAGAGTTCTGAGCTTTTGGGTTATTGTGTTATTTGATTTGTTTCGTGTAGTGAATGGAAGGTGCTTTGTGTTATTGAGATCAAAATCATGGGTTTCTCTGGTCACATTGTGTTGTTGTTAGTATGATGAATGGAGAGCGCATGGCGTGGTTTAGATCAGAATTGTGGGTTTCTGGATCATATTATGTTCTGAATGTCGTTAAAGGCACTTCGCATTCCTCACCATTGTGTATGAAACTTCCTGCCGAATTTGTTTCTGGTACGTTTTTGTTTCCTACTGTAGTGACCTTCTGGGGTTTTCCACCAGATTGTGTTTATGAATTCGAAGATTTTCGGATAGATCTCGATAGAGTTTTCATGTATCAAGCTTTTACTGTGCATCATTTGAAGTGATCTGTGATAAAAATCCTATGATGATCACCAGGTTCATGCTTGATTTCAGGGAAAATATTAGGGAGTACAGAGATGATAGTGAGCGGTTGGATCAGTGCAGCCACTTTGATGACCTATCACCgttcaattttgaatttgatGCTGGTCAGATTATTCAGGTCGGTTTTACTACTTTTGTTAGTAGTATTCTTAACAAACTTTTTGTTTAATAGTTGTTCAATCTGCGGTGCATGTTTATGGAGTAGTAACTTCGTTATATGTTGCAGCCTTCACAGATCAGAGTATTGTCGGTGATATTAAATGTTCTTGAGTATATTCATTTGCAATTGCATGTTTGATATTTGCTTCAATTATATTTCAGCCTTCATAATTTATTACACCACCAGCTTATATCAATTGTTGTTATAACCTGGATTTCACTGGTAGAGTTGTCTTAATTCAAATGTTAGCACTGCCATCGCCTGAATGCTGTTTTCAAGTGGACGTTTGTTTTGAGTTTGACAAGGGCTGTTAGAAACATATAATGTCAGGTAATTGGTGTAACATATTCTGAATGATTGGAATGTTCGACAGAGTTCTGGCTCCTTCCTGTCTAGTTTATTTCTTGTGGAACTTACTTTTAATGAAAAGGCGCTTCAAAATATAGGCTGTTTCACATAATTAGCACCTTTAACTTTGTGAGACTCTTTGTCATAGGAAGATTTGTTTTCTTCATGTAACAGGAGGCTGTATCTATTTCTACCATCATGAATAGAGAGAAGATTTCAATTGAGAGCTTAATGACTGTTATCAAAGAAATTATGTGCAACACCGATTTTGCTATACG from Panicum hallii strain FIL2 chromosome 9, PHallii_v3.1, whole genome shotgun sequence includes:
- the LOC112875373 gene encoding CCG-binding protein 1, which encodes MMSSTTLRPLVPAVASPSVSHLTTGASPAPGRRLASSSVRAVRNYDSIPKREPFSSSRSILDEFLRQEKPLVQRTKDQITDYCTTIEGDECCSCWDAYFELNKLEQELPKEEIARMVKDSEGDVKYLIDSIHHRSNLRKKMAEKARHTVSSSSQGQTAKPRPFPVPDGLPKTQEELAEEEEALMPESPYTRLLRRMGRYPDWYTPRPDHETD